CGATACTGTGGCCTTATGCGGTATTAGCAAGTGTTTCCACCTGTTATCCCCCTGTACAAGGCAGGTTGCTCACGCGTTACTCACCCGTCCGCCGCTAGGTTTAAGGTGTTAGCAAGCTAACTCCTTATCCCTCGCTCGACTTGCATGTGTTAGGCACGCCGCCAGCGTTCGTCCTGAGCCAGGATCAAACTCTCAATTTAAAAGTTTATCCTTAACTCATAAGAATCGACTTATGGCTGTTTTTTTCTTTGCACTGTCTAGTTTTCAAGATCCAATTTCCTGCCGCCCTCGCAAGCGGCTTTATTATAGTATCAAATAACTCTTGGTTTGTCAACAACTTTTTTTAAATCTTTTTTTCTGCCCTTTAAAACATCTTGTGTTCCAAAGGGCAGTTATAACTATAACATAATCTATATGCGTTTTTCAACTATCAATCCTGCTCATAACTCGCAATTTTGGCCTATAAACATCCCGTATTTTAATTATTCCCCATCAATCTACTTAATATAACATATTGCTTTATAAATCTATTTAGTCTGTTTGCCATTTGATAATAGCCATTCAAGCACATCCATTGACTTGTCAGGTATATTGGTATATGCCATTATACAGACTACTTTTCCATCAGTATCATATCCACTACCATCAAACAAGGATATACTATCGGCTGGAACCCCATATAGCTTTGGCTGATCATCTTCCTCACCCTTTATCTTTAGCTCTTCTAGTTCATCTTTGTTTTTGATATAGGGTGACAACCTATCAACATTATCATCCAATGGCATAAATGCACCATTTTTTGCATATACCTCGTATCTATCCCTCTCAAACAGAAAAATATCCCCTGACCTGCTTCCTATTATAGCCGCTAATTTTTGTTCTCCCATATAGCTAAGCTGCGGATCCATCTCTGGCTGTTTTACAGCGCTATCCTCTTCTCCCGCCTGCCCAGCATTTTCATCTTCTGGCACATCTGTTTTTTCTCCCATAGCCGTCTTTTCATTCTGCTCTAACTTTTTTATCTGTTCAGTCAGATTAGCTACAGGTATATTTATAATATCCAATTTCTTTAGACTGGTAATATTATTTAATATATCTTCACTGACAGAATCGACTATATCATTATCAAATAGGAAATCACCCACTAGATATATCTCCATGCGGGCATCTTTGGGGATCTTCCGGTCCTCTATACGCATAGTTGTAAAATTCCAAATAGCTATAGTCAAGAGAATTGCCACTAAATACTTCCACCAATCATATTGCATA
The Xylanivirga thermophila genome window above contains:
- a CDS encoding type 2 periplasmic-binding domain-containing protein — encoded protein: MYQVEVNKQSVQNHMQYDWWKYLVAILLTIAIWNFTTMRIEDRKIPKDARMEIYLVGDFLFDNDIVDSVSEDILNNITSLKKLDIINIPVANLTEQIKKLEQNEKTAMGEKTDVPEDENAGQAGEEDSAVKQPEMDPQLSYMGEQKLAAIIGSRSGDIFLFERDRYEVYAKNGAFMPLDDNVDRLSPYIKNKDELEELKIKGEEDDQPKLYGVPADSISLFDGSGYDTDGKVVCIMAYTNIPDKSMDVLEWLLSNGKQTK